Proteins from one Cryptomeria japonica chromosome 4, Sugi_1.0, whole genome shotgun sequence genomic window:
- the LOC131077308 gene encoding acidic endochitinase-like produces MERSGIRTASIAFILALLWSGASAGSISVYWGQNGNEDTLANTCSSGNFGFVMLSFLTTFGNGQTPVLNLAGHCDPSSGGCQSLSADITSCQSSGVKVFLSLGGATGSYSIVSEDDAQNVATYLWNNYLGGNSGSGPFGAAVLDGIDFDIEATTDHWDDLAKAVSALSTSSKKVYLSAAPQCPYLDTHLGTALQTGLFDYVWIQFYNNGQCEYASGDATNLVNTWNQWTTSITTVQTEGFFLGLPASSAAAGSGFIAPATLISDVLPQIKTSSKYGGVMLWSKYYDEQTGYSSAIKASV; encoded by the coding sequence ATGGAGAGAAGCGGAATTAGAACAGCCTCAATTGCCTTTATACTTGCTCTCCTCTGGAGCGGAGCATCGGCGGGAAGCATAAGCGTATACTGGGGCCAAAATGGTAACGAAGACACTCTTGCAAACACCTGCTCAAGCGGCAACTTTGGGTTTGTGATGCTCTCCTTTCTCACCACGTTTGGCAACGGGCAAACACCGGTGCTCAACCTGGCAGGCCACTGCGATCCCTCTTCTGGAGGATGCCAATCGCTCAGTGCCGACATTACCTCCTGCCAGTCTAGCGGCGTAAAGGTGTTTCTCTCTTTGGGGGGCGCCACCGGAAGCTATTCAATCGTCTCCGAAGATGACGCGCAAAACGTGGCCACCTATCTGTGGAACAATTATCTCGGAGGGAATTCGGGCTCTGGGCCTTTTGGAGCCGCCGTTCTGGACGGCATAGACTTCGATATCGAAGCCACGACGGATCACTGGGACGATCTGGCCAAGGCCGTGTCCGCTCTAAGCACCTCTTCAAAGAAAGTCTATCTCAGTGCCGCTCCGCAGTGCCCCTATCTCGATACTCACCTCGGAACGGCCTTGCAGACGGGGCTGTTCGACTACGTGTGGATTCAGTTCTATAACAACGGCCAATGCGAGTATGCCAGTGGGGACGCTACTAATCTGGTGAATACGTGGAACCAGTGGACAACGTCTATTACCACCGTTCAAACAGAGGGCTTCTTCCTGGGCCTTCCCGCTTCCTCTGCAGCTGCTGGAAGTGGCTTCATTGCTCCAGCCACACTCATCTCCGACGTGCTGCCCCAGATCAAGACCTCCTCCAAATATGGAGGGGTTATGCTGTGGTCCAAGTACTACGACGAGCAAACCGGTTATAGCTCGGCCATTAAAGCTTCTGTCTGA
- the LOC131875085 gene encoding uncharacterized protein LOC131875085 has translation MGDGDEIPIRITNVELAKIVKEQMAESRAVREENRAMKRELDKLKGQVRRGGQEESEGEEEEQDPAGQANIPEDQKAILAALERVGVKDRNDIPLFHGKLEPEECMDWIEALENYFECEVVLPSQRVKLAKSKLKGPALSWWNFLQNERLEEGKEVISTWTRMKAELKRQFVPDDYEVTLHKKFQNLKQKDLDVSTYTQEFHNLTLKAKMFETEKQKLARYINGLKYSIQDELTLVSVESVHKCFQLALKIEEKQKRRGEQSKGRGNSFRGRGRFNGRGTFPKFQGESSNQSADNDAGGRGSFRGRGSNNGRGRSRGRGPNVFTERCFSCNQVGHQSFRCPQKSDSSKQGDRRVQLIQEEDCQSNSSYHTTSSKHADPVQGETLMFNRSLLVPLNKEPAQRKSLFRTTCKAKGKVCKVIVDSGSTENLVSLEMVTKLNLKRLPHPTPYKVSWLNKEQQTIVNEQCLVEFEIGDYKDKVLCEIVAMDACHLLIGRPWQYDTNAQHDGKTNVFNITKDGENFIMTPLPDVANNSILQSSVMVVKEKEFLEGLKEENSPCFVVVLRPKETNCEGRELNLEAKESTCPKVVCDLLNKYDGIIADSAHELLPPKRSISHCIDLIPGSTLPNKAAYKLTPEQNAEVARQIQGLLEKGYIRKSISPCAVPAVLAPKKEGTWRLCTDSRAINKITIRYRFPMPQIEDLMDCLGVMPFGLSNAPSTFMRLMNEVLKPFLHQFVVVYLDDILIFSGSKEEHLQHLDQVLRKLHEEGLRINLEKCSFMQEELVFLGFVISKGSLKMDPSKVEAILNWPAPTTAMEVKSFHGLCSFYRKFIRNFSGVCAPLIDTIKGGRKCVFQWTKEANESFELLKRKISEQPVLVLPDFYKVFVVECDASNKAIGGVLSQDGRPVAFFSEKLNEAKQKYSTYDLELYAMVQSLRKWRHYLLPKEFIVFTDNHALSFLNRQEKLNHRHVKWMEFLQAYTFSIKHKKGAMASMYATDEDFKEIYQVCLDMTARYHTDFSDYLIQNGLLFKGHSSNAGLYTPLPIPSKPWDSVSMDFVLGLPRTKSGYDSIFVVVDRFSKMAHFIPCKTTHDASHVAGLFFQEVVRLHGLPLSIISDRDPKFLGHFWRTLWKKLGTNVYLSSAYHPQSDGQTEVINRSLGNLLRCLTQEHGTSWDSVLAQAEFSYNDSVNRSTGKTPFQIVYGIHPRGILELRDVNCLEKPSALADDFVTIMKDI, from the exons ATGGGGGATGGAGATGAAATCCCTATCAGAATCACCAATGTAGAATTGGCTAAGATAGTCAAAGAGCAAATGGCAGAGAGCAGGGCTGTCAGAGAGGAGAATAGGGCAATGAAGAGAGAGTTGGATAAGTTGAAAGGCCAAGTAAGGAGAGGAGGCcaagaagaatcagaaggagaagaagaagagcaagATCCAGCCGGTCAAGCAAATATTCCGGAGGATCAAAAGGCAATCCTTGCAGCCCTAGAGAGGGTAGGAGTAAAGGATAGGAATGATATTCCTTTGTTCCATGGCAAATTGGAACCGGAAGAATGcatggattggatagaagctttgGAGAATTATTTTGAGTGTGAGGTGGTACTTCCAAGCCAAAGGGTGAAGTTGGCGAAGTCCAAATTGAAGGGGCCAGCCCTTAGTTGGTGGAATTTTCTACAAAATGAGAGATTGGAAGAGGGAAAGGAGGTTATTTCCACTTGGACCAGAATGAAGGCAGAATTGAAAAGACAGTTTGTACCGGATGATTATGAAGTGACCCTTCATAAGAAGtttcaaaatttgaagcaaaaggaTCTTGATGTGAGTACTTATACTCAAGAATTTCACAATTTGACCTTGAAGGCCAAAATGTTTGAAACTGAAAAACAAAAACTTGCAAGGTATATCAATGGATTGAAATATAGCATCCAAGATGAATTGACATTGGTTAGTGTGGAATCAGTCCACAAATGTTTCCAGCTTGCCCTCAAGATTGAGGAAAAacagaaaagaagaggagaacaaAGTAAGGGAAGAGGAAACTCATTCCGTGGAAGAGGTAGGTTCAATGGGAGAGGAACTTTTCCTAAGTTCCAAGGTGAAAGCAGCAATCAAAGTGCTGATAATGATGCTGGTGGCAGAGGGTCATTTAGAGGAAGAGGGTCAAATAATGGCAGGGGCAGATCAAGAGGAAGAGGCCCTAATGTGTTCACCGAGAGATGCTTCTCATGCAACCAAGTTGGACATCAATCTTTCAGATGTCCACAAAAGAGTGACAGCAGCAAACAAGGAGATAGAAGGGTACAATTGATTCAAGAAGAGGATTGTCAAAGCAACTCATCATACCATACAACCTCATCCAAGCATGCTGATCCAGTGCAGGGAGAAACTCTTATGTTTAATAGATCGCTGTTGGTACCACTCAATAAAGAGCCAGCACAAAGGAAATCTCTATTCCGGACTACTTGCAAAGCAAAAGGTAAAGTttgtaaggtaattgttgattccgGCTCTACTGAAAATCTAGTTTCTTTGGAAATGGTAACCAAGTTAAATTTGAAAAGGCTTCCACATCCTACTCCCTATAAAGTTTCCTGGTTGAATAAGGAGCAGCAAACTATTGTGAATGAACAATGCTTGgtagaatttgaaattggtgattaCAAAGATAAAGTTTTATGTGAAATAGTtgcaatggatgcatgccaccttcTTATAGGAAGACCGTGGCAATATGATACTAATGCCCAGCATGATGGGAAAACCAATGTGTTCAATATAACTAAGGATGGAGAAAATTTTATAATGACACCTTTACCAGATGTTGCCAATAATTCAATCTTGCAAAGTAGTGTTATGGTTGTCAAAGAAAAAGAGTTTTTAGAAGGTCTTAAGGAAGAGAATTCTCCATGCTTTGTTGTTGTACTCAGACCTAAGGAAACTAATTGTGAGGGCAGGGAATTGAATTTAGAAGCCAAGGAAAGTACTTGTCCTAAGGTTGTATGTGATTTGCTGAATAAGTATGATGGTATTATTGCTGATAGTGCTCATGAGTTGCTTCCACCAAAGAGGTCAATCAGCCATTGTATTGATTTGATTCCGGGTTCTACATTACCAAATAAAGCAGCCTATAAACTAACTCCTGAACAAAATGCTGAAGTTGCACGACAAATCCAAGGATTGTTAGAAAAGGGTTACATACGAAAAAGTATTAGCCCATGTGCTGTCCCAGCAGTCCTTgctcctaagaaagaaggaacttggaggttgtgtacagattctagagccatTAATAAGATTACTATTAGATACCGATTTCCCATGCCTCAGATAGAGGATCTCATGGACTGTTtaggtg TTATGCCTTTTGGTTTATCCAATGCTCCTAGTACTTTCATGCGTTTAATGAATGAAGTGCTAAAACCTTTTcttcatcaatttgttgttgtctatttggatgatattctgatttttagtgGCAGCAAAGAGGAGCATTTACAGCATTTGGATCAGGTCTTGAGGAAGCTTCATGAAGAAGGCTTGAGGATAAACTTAGAGAAGTGTTCCTTCATGCAAGAAGAACTTGTGTTCTTGGGTTTTGTAATTTCAAAAGGCAGTCTGAAAATGGATCCTTCAAAAGTAGAAGCCATCCTAAATTGGCCAGCACCTACTACAGCCATGGAGGTAAAAAGTTTTCATGGTTTATGCAGCTTCTATAGAAAGTTTATTAGAAACTTTAGTGGTGTTTGTGCTCCACTTATTGATACTATTAAAGGAGGAAGAAAATGTGTTTTCCAATGGACTAAAGAGGCCAATGAATCTTTTGAATTACTGAAAAGGAAAATATCAGAACAGCCAGTACTTGTTTTACCGGATTTTTATAAGGtttttgttgttgaatgtgatgctagcaataagGCTATCGGTGGGGTTCTTAGTCAAGATGGTAGACCCGTAgccttctttagtgagaaattaaatgaagcaaaacaaaaatattcCACTTATGATCTTGAACTTTATGCTATGGTTCAGTCGTTaagaaaatggaggcattatcttttacCAAAAGAGTTTATTGTTTTTACGGATAACCATGCCCTCAGTTTTCTGAATAGACAAGAGAAACTTAACCATAGACATGTCAAGTGGATGGAGTTTTTGCAGGCTTATACTTTCagcattaaacataagaaaggg GCTATGGCATCCATGTATGCTACGGATGAAGATTTCAAGGAAATTTATCAGGTTTGTTTGGATATGACAGCaaggtatcatactgatttttctgATTATTTGATTCAGAATGGGCTACTTTTCAAAG GTCATTCCTCTAATGCTGGTCTTTACACACCTTTGCCCATTCCTTCTAAACCATGGGATTcagttagtatggattttgtgctcGGTTTGCCTCGGACCAAGTCAGGTTATGACAGCATATTTGTGGTAGTAGATCGGTTTtcaaaaatggctcattttattccatgtaaaactactcatgatgcatctCATGTTGCTGGATTGTTCTTTCAGGAAGTAGTACGTTTGCATGGTTTACCTTTgtcaatcatatcagatagagatcctAAATTCTTGGGTCATTTTTGGCgcactttgtggaagaaattgggcacTAATGTTTATTTATCTTCTGCATATCACCCACAATCCGATGGGCAAACTGAGGTCATCAATAGGTCTCTTGGTAATCTTTTGAGGTGCTTGACACAAGAACATGGTACAAGTTGGGATTCAGTTTTGGCTCAAGCTGAGTTTTCCTATAATGATTCAGTGAATCGTAGTACCGGGAAAactccatttcagattgtgtatggtaTTCATCCACGGGGCATTTTGGAATTAAGGGATGTTAATTGTTTGGAAAAGCCCAGTGCTTTGGCTGATGATTTTGTTACTATTATGAAGGATATTTAG